The Glycine soja cultivar W05 chromosome 6, ASM419377v2, whole genome shotgun sequence genome has a window encoding:
- the LOC114415445 gene encoding auxilin-related protein 1 → MDEFGVLTEKFGLKPQGKSAPMARAKRPPNVADSQTRPNPKFPLNGSPSHQNSTFDFDYGVFSNSNTDNKTQRFDDIFGGNAKSNGASFDYDSIFAGSNTPVSTSSYVDDIFGGIHGKSVGVDDLLDKIGGLNTNAKSPNAKSPAFDDLIPGFGVSNNGVGMNNPSVTPNKPAAAAAASHDDPFFIFETASSSPSSESFLDALEQISKLNNSKGTKGGSPSLKSPPKPMSKVNSLSVSTIDELEDFAMGGTQTNASSRKANVKAAETKQNLAARMNNGKRVPAAKVNQANGVDDLESFFSMGSRSSSVPKSRTPTMDRMYDNQMKNKGKPEVSPRVPSRSSANVNKSPVMTSLDDLSLMFGGSPSSEFQEVEGETEERRKARLGRHQRAQERALKAVNDMNQRDLQTKMEQEERRKIADTADVQIKRWAAGKEGNMRALLSTLQYVLWPECGWQPVSLTDMITSSAVKKVYRKANLCIHPDKVQQKGATLEQKYTAEKVFDILKEAYTKFNAEELS, encoded by the exons ATGGACGAGTTCGGCGTTTTGACCGAAAAGTTCGGTCTCAAACCGCAAGGAAAATCCGCTCCAATGGCAAGGGCAAAGCGACCTCCGAATGTCGCTGATTCCCAAACACGCCCCAATCCCAAATTCCCCCTTAACGGATCCCCGTCTCACCAAAATTCCACCTTCGATTTCGATTACGGAGTTTTCAGCAACAGCAACACCGACAACAAAACGCAGCGTTTCGACGACATCTTTGGCGGAAACGCCAAATCCAACGGCGCTTCGTTCGATTACGATTCCATATTCGCCGGATCGAACACACCAGTTTCCACGTCATCTTATGTGGATGACATATTCGGTGGAATACATGGGAAGAGTGTCGGTGTTGATGATCTGCTTGATAAGATTGGTGGCTTAAATACAAACGCTAAAAGTCCAAACGCAAAATCACCCGCTTTTGATGATTTGATCCCTGGCTTTGGTGTTTCCAATAATGG TGTTGGGATGAACAATCCAAGTGTTACTCCAAACAAACCTGCTGCAGCAGCGGCGGCGTCTCATGATGATccgttttttatatttgaaactgCTTCAAGCTCGCCGTCTTCAGAATCTTTCCTGGACGCGCTGGAGCAGATTAGTAAGTTGAATAATTCTAAAGGGACAAAAGGAGGTTCCCCATCATTGAAGTCTCCACCCAAGCCAATGAGTAAAG TTAATAGTCTGAGTGTATCAACAATCGATGAGCTTGAGGACTTTGCCATGGGTGGGACACAGACTAATGCTAGTAGTAGAAAGGCCAATGTTAAAGCTGCTGAGACTAAACAAAACTTGGCGGCTAGGATGAACAATGGTAAAAGAGTTCCAGCTGCAAAAGTGAATCAGGCAAACGGTGTGGATGATCTTGAATCCTTTTTCAGCATGGGCTCTCGATCAAGCAGTGTGCCAAAGTCAAGGACTCCAACTATG GATCGTATGTATGATAACCAAATGAAGAACAAAGGGAAACCTGAGGTGTCACCAAGAGTGCCATCTAGATCCTCAGCAAATGTGAATAAATCTCCAGTGATGACATCTCTTGATGACCTGTCTCTGATGTTTGGGg GTTCCCCGTCATCTGAATTCCAGGAGGTTGAAGGGGAAACTGAAGAAAGACGAAAAGCAAGATTAGGACGTCATCAGAGAGCACAAGAGCGAGCG TTAAAAGCAGTGAATGATATGAACCAGCGTGACCTTCAAACTAAGATGGAGCAAGAAGAGAGGAGG AAAATTGCTGATACTGCGGATGTTCAGATAAAGCGCTGGGCTGCAGGGAAAGAAGGCAATATGCGGGCATTGCTATCAACATTACAATAT GTTCTTTGGCCAGAATGTGGTTGGCAGCCAGTGTCTCTGACAGATATGATTACCTCTTCTGCAGTTAAAAAAGTGTATAGAAAAGCAAATTTATGTATTCACCCAGATAAAGTTCAACAGAAAGGTGCTACTCTTGAACAGAAATACACAGCGGAGAAGGTTTTTGACATTCTTAAG GAAGCTTACACCAAGTTCAATGCGGAAGAGCTTTCTTAG